Proteins from one Halopseudomonas pelagia genomic window:
- a CDS encoding glycosyltransferase family 2 protein, translated as MNALKICVLIPVYNHPDSITAVVEQMRSLQLPILLIDDGSDSRCAAVLDQLASQHCHLLRLPCNQGKGAAVRAGLAEAGRLGFTHALQIDADGQHARDDLPAFIQQLASTPQALVIGYPRYDQSVSPIRFYGRYATHIWVWINTLSLDIRDSMCGARLYPVAAINQLLAKTPCGNRMAFDTEILVRWHWAGGAVANLPVRVHYPLDGVSHFQLWRDNALISAMHARLFFGMLVRLPWLLHQRFKRSAA; from the coding sequence ATGAACGCATTGAAGATATGCGTTCTTATCCCGGTCTATAACCACCCGGACAGCATCACGGCTGTCGTCGAGCAGATGCGCTCTCTGCAGCTACCCATCCTGCTGATCGACGATGGCAGCGACAGTCGTTGTGCCGCCGTGCTCGACCAGTTGGCCAGCCAGCATTGCCATCTGCTGCGTCTGCCCTGCAACCAGGGCAAGGGCGCAGCAGTGCGCGCCGGGTTGGCCGAAGCTGGCCGACTGGGGTTTACTCATGCGTTGCAGATCGATGCTGATGGGCAGCACGCCCGGGATGATCTACCAGCGTTCATTCAGCAGCTCGCCAGCACGCCCCAGGCGCTGGTGATCGGCTACCCGCGTTATGACCAGAGCGTGTCGCCGATCCGCTTCTATGGTCGCTACGCCACTCACATCTGGGTCTGGATCAACACGCTCTCGCTGGATATCCGCGACTCCATGTGTGGCGCGCGACTCTATCCCGTGGCTGCCATCAATCAGTTGCTGGCCAAAACCCCCTGCGGCAACCGCATGGCCTTTGACACCGAAATACTGGTGCGCTGGCACTGGGCAGGCGGTGCGGTTGCCAACCTTCCCGTGCGCGTACATTACCCGCTGGACGGGGTCAGCCACTTTCAGCTCTGGCGCGATAACGCGCTGATCAGCGCCATGCATGCGCGTTTGTTTTTCGGCATGCTGGTGCGCTTGCCGTGGTTACTGCACCAGCGTTTCAAGCGCAGCGCAGCATGA
- a CDS encoding glycosyl transferase yields MSTHWAKIGESGTIVGMQIMVFVQRRLGRWPFQIVLWPVILWYFLTQSTARQASQRYLVRLDPELTHRPAARWWRSYRHFLSFGSALMDKVEAWSGAIAKQRLRGDGFDRFSSSIAQGRGGIVLVAHHGNLDIANSLARYHPALDMTVLMHTRNAGKFNLMLEKVTGQARPDILEVTEITPATAQEMAERISRGGFIVIAADRIPVSGERMRALSFLGDQALFPEGPFLLAALLKCPVYLLSCVRDGHHFQIDFTPFDDTCALPRKERDAWIADAMQRYADTLAVTVRRHPLQWFNFYPFWLNDSGHPNDDIA; encoded by the coding sequence ATGAGCACACACTGGGCGAAGATCGGCGAGAGCGGCACCATTGTTGGCATGCAGATCATGGTCTTTGTGCAGCGGCGGCTAGGTCGCTGGCCCTTCCAGATCGTGCTCTGGCCGGTCATTCTGTGGTATTTCCTCACACAGAGTACCGCTCGACAGGCTTCGCAACGCTACCTGGTGCGGCTTGATCCGGAACTGACCCACCGACCCGCGGCACGCTGGTGGCGCAGCTACCGGCATTTTCTCAGCTTTGGTAGTGCGCTGATGGACAAGGTCGAGGCCTGGAGCGGTGCAATTGCCAAGCAGCGTTTGCGGGGAGACGGCTTTGACCGCTTTAGCTCCAGCATTGCCCAGGGCCGTGGCGGGATCGTTCTGGTAGCCCATCACGGCAACCTGGATATCGCCAACTCGCTGGCCCGCTACCATCCCGCTCTGGATATGACGGTGCTGATGCACACGCGCAATGCCGGCAAATTCAACCTGATGCTGGAAAAGGTCACCGGCCAGGCGCGGCCCGACATACTTGAGGTGACGGAAATCACCCCCGCTACCGCGCAGGAGATGGCCGAACGCATCAGCCGCGGTGGTTTCATCGTGATTGCCGCCGATCGTATCCCGGTGTCAGGCGAGCGGATGCGCGCGCTATCTTTTCTCGGCGATCAGGCGCTCTTCCCCGAAGGCCCCTTTCTGCTCGCGGCACTGCTCAAGTGCCCGGTATACCTGCTCAGCTGTGTGCGCGACGGCCATCACTTCCAGATCGACTTCACACCTTTCGACGACACCTGCGCCTTGCCGCGCAAAGAGCGCGACGCCTGGATTGCCGATGCGATGCAGCGCTACGCCGACACGCTGGCGGTCACCGTCCGCCGCCATCCGCTGCAATGGTTTAACTTCTACCCCTTCTGGCTGAACGATAGTGGACACCCCAATGACGATATTGCCTGA
- a CDS encoding acyl-CoA thioesterase, with protein sequence MTPDQRPLPVCEIDMTIPFHDVDMMQIVWHGHYVRYLEIARCALLDRINYNYMEMRASGFAWPVIDLRLRYAAPLVFTQKIIIEARLVEWEHRLKIDYTIRDAATRKRLTRAWSVQVAVGIEDMEMRLASPQILIDRLLAWQDTAA encoded by the coding sequence ATGACGCCTGACCAAAGACCCTTACCCGTTTGCGAAATCGACATGACCATCCCTTTCCACGATGTGGATATGATGCAGATCGTTTGGCACGGACATTATGTGCGCTACCTCGAGATCGCCCGCTGCGCGCTGCTGGATCGGATCAATTACAATTATATGGAAATGCGCGCATCCGGCTTTGCCTGGCCGGTAATCGACTTGCGCCTGCGTTACGCCGCACCGCTGGTGTTTACTCAGAAAATCATCATCGAAGCCAGACTGGTCGAGTGGGAGCATCGCCTCAAGATCGATTACACCATTCGCGACGCGGCCACGCGCAAACGCCTGACCCGTGCCTGGAGCGTGCAGGTCGCCGTCGGCATCGAGGATATGGAAATGCGCCTGGCTTCGCCGCAGATTCTGATCGACCGGTTGCTGGCCTGGCAGGACACAGCCGCATGA
- the fabG gene encoding 3-oxoacyl-ACP reductase FabG, translated as MSNTILVTGSSRGIGRAVALRLARDGFDIVLHCRQQKDAAAAVAAEIEALGRQARILCFDVADRQAACAALEADVETHGAYYGVVCNAGITADGAFPALSDSDWDSVIHTNLDGFYNVLKPLCMPMIRRRKPGRIVVMSSVSGIMGNRGQVNYSASKAGLIGAMKALAVELAKRKITVNCVAPGLIDTEMVEQHVIDEALKAIPMQRLGSADEVAATVAFLCSADAGYITRQVFSVNGGMC; from the coding sequence ATGAGCAATACCATACTGGTAACGGGATCCAGCCGCGGCATCGGTAGAGCCGTAGCGTTACGCCTGGCACGTGACGGGTTTGATATCGTCCTGCATTGCCGGCAGCAGAAGGACGCTGCAGCAGCAGTGGCAGCAGAGATAGAAGCTCTCGGCCGACAGGCGCGCATACTCTGCTTTGACGTCGCTGATCGCCAGGCCGCCTGCGCAGCCCTGGAAGCCGACGTGGAAACACACGGCGCCTATTATGGTGTGGTATGCAATGCCGGCATCACCGCCGACGGCGCCTTTCCCGCCCTGAGCGACAGCGATTGGGACAGCGTCATTCACACCAATCTGGATGGTTTCTACAACGTATTGAAGCCGCTGTGCATGCCGATGATCCGGCGGCGCAAGCCTGGGCGTATCGTTGTCATGTCTTCGGTGTCCGGCATCATGGGCAATCGTGGGCAAGTCAATTACAGTGCCTCGAAAGCCGGCCTGATTGGCGCGATGAAAGCCCTGGCGGTGGAGCTGGCGAAACGCAAAATCACTGTTAATTGTGTCGCCCCGGGGCTGATCGATACCGAGATGGTCGAGCAGCATGTGATCGACGAAGCGCTCAAGGCCATTCCCATGCAGCGTCTGGGTTCCGCTGACGAGGTCGCCGCCACCGTCGCTTTTTTATGTTCGGCGGATGCCGGTTACATTACTCGGCAGGTCTTTTCGGTTAACGGAGGCATGTGCTGA
- a CDS encoding beta-ketoacyl-[acyl-carrier-protein] synthase family protein: MSSRLTPCRLSTPALICSLGSDLASISSALFSGTRGFTHDDGFTPGRPLPLGRVLTDLPDTASWPAEHRSRNNQLLAAALEQLQPELEAFRLRQPQARIGVILGTSTSGIGETEIALRQRLEDQSWPTDFRYQRHEIGSPARFVAEWLQLPDAPAYTLSTACTSSARALASAYRMLAAGLCDAVIAGGADSLCGLTVNGFASLQALSDEPCQPFTRDRDGINLGEAAALFLVTKEPGGIQLAGYGETSDAYHISAPHPGGEGAIGAMQAALHMAQVPAAEIDYLNLHGTATRQNDAMEALAVDQVFGGALPCSSTKALTGHTLGACGALEAGFCWLSLHAGKLPPQVHDGPIDAEIPLLTYVGAAGAEPARPYHRAMSNSFAFGGNNIALLLERCE; this comes from the coding sequence ATGTCCAGCCGTTTGACGCCATGCCGCCTATCCACCCCAGCGCTGATCTGTTCGCTGGGAAGCGATCTCGCCAGCATCAGCAGCGCGCTATTCAGCGGCACCCGCGGCTTTACCCACGATGATGGCTTTACCCCTGGCCGCCCGCTGCCCCTGGGGCGGGTGCTGACAGATCTACCGGATACGGCCAGTTGGCCGGCAGAGCACCGCTCGCGCAACAACCAGCTGCTCGCTGCCGCCCTTGAACAACTGCAGCCCGAGCTCGAGGCTTTCCGCCTGCGCCAGCCACAGGCGCGTATCGGCGTAATTCTCGGCACCAGTACGTCGGGGATCGGCGAAACCGAGATAGCCCTGCGCCAACGCCTGGAAGACCAGAGCTGGCCGACTGATTTCCGCTATCAACGCCATGAGATCGGTTCGCCCGCCCGTTTCGTCGCTGAGTGGCTGCAGCTGCCAGATGCACCTGCCTACACCCTTTCAACCGCTTGTACCTCCAGCGCTCGCGCCTTGGCCAGCGCCTATCGAATGCTCGCCGCCGGTCTCTGCGATGCGGTGATTGCCGGCGGGGCGGACAGCCTGTGCGGTCTGACGGTCAACGGTTTTGCTTCATTGCAGGCCCTGAGTGACGAGCCCTGCCAACCCTTCACCCGTGACCGCGACGGGATCAACCTCGGTGAAGCCGCCGCGCTTTTTCTGGTCACCAAAGAGCCCGGTGGCATACAACTGGCCGGCTATGGTGAAACCAGTGATGCCTACCATATCTCGGCACCGCATCCCGGCGGGGAAGGCGCCATCGGCGCCATGCAGGCAGCTTTGCACATGGCGCAGGTACCGGCCGCCGAGATCGATTACCTGAACCTGCACGGCACCGCGACGCGCCAGAACGACGCCATGGAAGCTCTGGCGGTAGATCAGGTGTTTGGCGGAGCCTTGCCTTGCAGTTCCACCAAGGCACTGACCGGCCACACCCTGGGCGCCTGCGGCGCGCTGGAAGCAGGATTTTGCTGGCTGTCACTGCACGCGGGCAAGCTGCCGCCGCAGGTGCATGACGGCCCCATCGATGCAGAAATACCCCTGCTTACCTATGTAGGCGCCGCCGGTGCTGAACCTGCCCGCCCTTATCATCGGGCAATGAGCAACTCCTTTGCCTTCGGCGGCAATAACATCGCCCTGCTTCTGGAGCGCTGCGAATGA
- a CDS encoding DUF3261 domain-containing protein — protein sequence MAAVLPRFARGACALGVLALILLTGCAGRADQAALPDLTRLAPEPKRMERLIIESAKHNQELLGVIQHDHESLRMALLSPQGQRLLTLVMDSDGARFLSDALFEPPFSAHWLASRLAWTLWPVAELENQFQHSAWSVRRDDSGHSVYHRGQRVASIKLSDQCKLIDDIQTGHRLYIIPIELAGQNKELLCPAV from the coding sequence ATGGCCGCAGTTCTTCCAAGGTTTGCCCGCGGAGCCTGCGCCCTTGGCGTCCTGGCGCTGATACTGCTGACCGGTTGCGCCGGCAGAGCCGATCAGGCCGCGTTGCCCGACCTGACGAGGCTCGCCCCGGAGCCAAAACGCATGGAACGGCTGATCATTGAATCAGCCAAGCACAATCAGGAATTGCTCGGCGTCATTCAGCACGACCATGAATCGCTGCGCATGGCCCTGCTGAGCCCGCAAGGCCAGCGGCTACTGACGCTGGTAATGGATAGCGACGGCGCGCGGTTTTTGTCCGATGCGCTTTTCGAGCCGCCGTTTTCCGCACACTGGCTTGCCAGCAGGCTGGCCTGGACCCTCTGGCCCGTGGCGGAACTGGAAAACCAGTTCCAACACAGCGCCTGGTCCGTGCGGCGAGACGATTCGGGACACAGCGTTTATCATCGGGGTCAAAGGGTGGCCAGTATCAAGCTGTCTGATCAATGCAAACTTATCGACGACATTCAGACAGGTCATCGCCTGTACATCATCCCGATTGAATTAGCCGGTCAAAATAAAGAGCTTTTATGTCCAGCCGTTTGA
- a CDS encoding LolA-related protein: MTPFTHRCAHPAIVFACSILAATMAQAAPDAAALSQQLAQHSPECGTFQQNRWLADFELDLPSSGSFQRLDQALIWRTETPVRTEIRLSQDNTELPPGYRMLLPVMTALLEGDWQRLQDHFQIVTDGELSSWAARLTPLDSRVAATLLSIQVKGGQQLEHIAMAFADGDRLNIDLTPASCEPDPAPQAP; the protein is encoded by the coding sequence ATGACGCCTTTCACCCATCGCTGTGCGCACCCCGCGATTGTGTTCGCCTGCAGCATCCTGGCCGCCACGATGGCCCAGGCCGCACCGGATGCCGCGGCTTTGAGTCAGCAGCTGGCGCAACACAGCCCTGAATGCGGCACTTTTCAGCAGAACCGCTGGCTTGCCGACTTCGAGCTGGATTTGCCCAGCAGCGGAAGCTTTCAGCGTCTGGACCAGGCGCTCATCTGGCGCACGGAAACACCAGTCCGCACCGAGATCCGTCTAAGCCAGGACAATACCGAACTCCCTCCTGGCTATCGGATGCTGCTACCGGTAATGACCGCATTGCTTGAAGGCGACTGGCAGCGTTTGCAGGACCACTTCCAGATCGTCACCGATGGTGAACTTTCAAGCTGGGCTGCCAGGCTCACACCTTTGGATAGCCGCGTGGCGGCGACCCTGCTGTCAATTCAGGTAAAAGGTGGGCAGCAACTCGAACACATCGCCATGGCCTTCGCTGACGGCGATCGCCTGAATATCGACCTGACCCCGGCCAGCTGTGAGCCGGACCCAGCGCCGCAGGCACCATGA
- a CDS encoding MMPL family transporter — MSESTQSDLQASPAERAGAWVWAIILLACALLLCIQITTGSAWDTRITSLLPDSPQAVLVEQAEGQLTSAFENRLIILVGGEASADQASQLLQQLRANRVLQPAPAEQLAPPNAGLSAQRYHLLAKSLADADAQTWADRAVSRLYTPGLESELRKDPFGLLDAWINQQLGPLQLTGEFPAFRQDGESWLMVSGLLTGSPYDLQLQQRLGASLDAFQTSYPDTPLLRAGLVFHAAAGASQARQEISSIGLGSLLGILALLWLVFRHVRTLLSLLVPLACGLLFALPLTWLIFGTLNLLTLAFGASLIGVAIDYALHLQCARSLNPERPLSRLWPALALGLLSSLAAYLVQLATPLPGLRQMATFALLGLLGSWITVRLWLPRLSVQHHPATLRLANKLALLQLPAGARYPWVILAALALLSAALILTGLKGSNDLRQLNTSPVELINEQQQVQAMVGGPSGRRYLLVSAPDQTAVLEKLEQLDNVLADLAANGTLDYYRHIAQAVPSATTQQNNLQLIKQRYASALPLFFSKAGLAPAMAEQMMQATEQAQPLSIEQWLASPLGQRDQALWIASTAESTPAAIIALGDMDAAALGQIQQLAQQDGVVFQDTLERLSQQFSHLRNTIALWLAAAVLGLTLVFAWRYRTAAWRVLLPPVGAVLLTLGIFAAGSTGLTLFHLLGLLLVLGIGLDAGIFSVEHADSRAAWLAVTLSCSSSLLAFGLLALSSTPALAQMGTTCLIGLTCTWLLVPFARAGGTLAHLPDRSSAHSSTL, encoded by the coding sequence ATGAGCGAAAGCACCCAGAGCGACTTGCAGGCCAGCCCGGCGGAACGCGCAGGTGCCTGGGTGTGGGCCATTATTCTGCTGGCCTGTGCTCTCTTGCTCTGCATTCAGATCACTACCGGTTCAGCCTGGGACACGCGCATCACCAGCCTGTTACCGGATAGCCCCCAGGCGGTATTGGTCGAGCAGGCCGAGGGCCAATTGACCAGCGCGTTCGAAAACCGTTTGATCATCCTGGTGGGTGGCGAAGCCTCCGCAGACCAGGCCAGCCAGTTGCTGCAACAGCTGCGCGCCAACCGAGTTTTGCAGCCTGCCCCGGCGGAACAACTAGCGCCGCCCAATGCCGGGCTATCAGCGCAACGCTACCATCTGCTGGCCAAATCCCTGGCCGATGCTGATGCGCAAACCTGGGCTGATCGGGCCGTCAGCCGCCTGTATACCCCGGGGCTTGAGAGCGAGCTGCGAAAAGATCCATTCGGCTTGCTCGACGCCTGGATCAATCAGCAATTGGGGCCTTTGCAACTGACCGGTGAATTCCCTGCATTCCGCCAGGACGGCGAGTCCTGGTTGATGGTCTCCGGCCTGCTGACCGGCAGCCCTTATGATCTGCAGTTGCAGCAACGGCTCGGCGCTAGCCTGGACGCCTTTCAGACCAGCTATCCCGACACACCGCTGCTACGTGCCGGGCTGGTTTTTCACGCCGCTGCCGGCGCCTCGCAGGCTCGCCAGGAAATATCCAGCATCGGGCTAGGCTCATTGTTGGGCATCCTCGCCCTACTGTGGCTGGTGTTCCGCCATGTTCGTACATTACTCAGCCTGCTGGTGCCCCTGGCATGCGGGCTGTTGTTTGCGCTGCCTTTAACCTGGCTGATTTTTGGCACGCTGAATCTGCTGACGCTGGCTTTCGGCGCCAGCCTGATTGGCGTCGCCATCGACTACGCATTGCACCTGCAATGCGCGCGCAGCCTGAATCCCGAGCGACCCTTATCGCGGCTCTGGCCGGCCCTTGCCCTGGGGCTGCTATCAAGCTTGGCGGCCTACCTGGTGCAGCTAGCGACCCCACTGCCGGGTCTGCGGCAGATGGCGACTTTTGCGCTCCTGGGATTGCTTGGCTCCTGGATCACCGTGCGGCTCTGGCTACCCAGGCTCTCAGTGCAGCATCATCCCGCGACCCTGCGCCTGGCCAACAAACTGGCTTTGCTGCAGTTGCCCGCCGGCGCGCGCTACCCCTGGGTGATACTGGCCGCGCTGGCTTTGCTCTCGGCAGCGCTGATACTTACCGGGTTGAAGGGCAGCAATGACCTGCGGCAGCTCAATACCTCTCCCGTTGAGTTGATCAACGAACAGCAACAGGTTCAGGCGATGGTCGGCGGACCCAGTGGCCGGCGCTACCTGCTGGTCAGTGCGCCCGATCAAACCGCTGTGCTGGAAAAACTCGAACAGCTGGACAATGTGCTCGCCGATCTGGCCGCCAACGGCACACTCGACTACTACCGGCATATCGCCCAGGCGGTCCCGTCCGCCACCACCCAGCAGAACAATCTTCAGCTGATCAAACAACGCTACGCGAGTGCATTGCCACTGTTTTTCAGCAAGGCCGGGCTTGCGCCTGCCATGGCCGAACAGATGATGCAGGCCACCGAGCAAGCTCAGCCCCTGAGTATTGAACAGTGGTTGGCGTCGCCGCTGGGCCAACGTGATCAGGCCTTGTGGATTGCGTCCACGGCGGAGTCCACACCAGCGGCGATCATCGCGCTGGGCGACATGGATGCGGCGGCGCTGGGCCAGATTCAGCAGTTGGCGCAACAGGATGGCGTCGTGTTTCAGGATACCCTGGAGCGGCTCAGCCAGCAGTTCAGCCATCTGCGCAACACTATCGCGCTCTGGCTGGCCGCTGCGGTCCTCGGCCTGACCCTGGTGTTTGCCTGGCGTTATCGCACGGCAGCCTGGCGCGTCCTCTTGCCGCCGGTCGGCGCCGTGCTTCTGACCCTGGGCATTTTTGCTGCCGGGTCTACCGGGCTCACGCTATTCCACCTGCTGGGTTTACTCCTGGTACTGGGCATTGGCCTGGACGCTGGCATCTTCAGCGTCGAGCACGCAGACAGCCGCGCAGCCTGGCTGGCGGTAACCTTGTCCTGTAGCTCCAGCCTGCTGGCGTTCGGATTACTGGCACTCAGCAGTACCCCAGCCTTGGCGCAGATGGGCACTACCTGCCTGATTGGCCTGACCTGCACCTGGCTCTTGGTCCCTTTCGCCAGGGCCGGCGGAACGCTGGCGCATTTACCCGATCGCTCATCAGCACATTCATCCACCCTTTGA
- the hutH gene encoding histidine ammonia-lyase, translating to MTILPDPLTASAVLTLDGSEVSLEQVQAVAEGRCQVVLSSAPAFRERITRGSAFLEKLLAEDGVIYGVTTGYGDSCTRLVPSADMEDLPRQLYTFHGCGLGEILSHEAARAVVMVRLVSLCRGYSGVCVELLERLVWLLQHDVMPVIPEEGSVGASGDLTPLSYLAAVLCGEREVLVGGERRPTAEVFAELGQTPYRLKPKEGLALMNGTAVMTALSVLAFTRCSYLTQLASRITAMAVYALDGNPYHFDADLFAAKPHPGQNRVAARISADLHAASTPRNSARLQDRYSTRCAPHVIGVVEDAMPWWRQFLETELNSANDNPLIDAEQEKVMHGGHFYGGHIAFAMDSMKQACANIADLLDRQLAQLVDVRFNHGLPSNLSGASPERAALNHGYKAVQIGASAWTAEALKLTMPASVFSRSTECHNQDKVSMGTIAARDALRVLTLVEQVAAASLHAACQGMELRSQLQDTAPPPADLQSFVHQCRAHFPPLAEDRALERELRLLCDLIRQRCWNLYDA from the coding sequence ATGACGATATTGCCTGACCCCCTGACCGCAAGCGCCGTGCTGACCCTCGACGGTTCAGAGGTCAGCCTGGAGCAAGTGCAAGCGGTTGCCGAAGGCCGCTGCCAGGTAGTGCTGTCATCCGCGCCAGCCTTCCGGGAACGCATCACGCGCGGCAGCGCCTTCCTGGAAAAACTGCTGGCCGAAGATGGCGTTATCTATGGCGTGACTACCGGCTATGGCGATTCCTGCACCCGGCTTGTACCCAGCGCCGACATGGAAGACCTGCCGCGCCAGCTGTATACCTTTCACGGCTGCGGGCTCGGTGAAATACTCTCGCACGAGGCAGCACGCGCCGTGGTGATGGTGCGCCTGGTATCACTGTGCCGCGGCTACTCCGGCGTGTGCGTGGAACTGCTCGAGCGCCTGGTGTGGTTGTTGCAGCACGACGTCATGCCAGTGATTCCGGAGGAAGGCTCGGTTGGCGCCAGCGGCGACCTGACGCCTCTTTCGTATCTGGCCGCAGTACTCTGTGGCGAACGTGAAGTGCTGGTCGGCGGCGAGCGGCGGCCCACTGCCGAGGTGTTCGCCGAGCTAGGGCAAACGCCTTACCGCCTCAAGCCCAAGGAAGGCCTGGCGCTGATGAACGGCACCGCGGTGATGACGGCGCTGAGCGTTCTAGCATTCACCCGCTGCAGCTACCTGACGCAACTGGCCTCGCGGATTACCGCCATGGCCGTGTATGCACTGGACGGCAACCCCTACCATTTCGACGCGGATCTGTTTGCTGCCAAACCACACCCGGGGCAAAACCGGGTGGCTGCGCGCATAAGCGCTGATCTGCACGCAGCCAGCACGCCGCGCAATTCCGCTCGGCTGCAGGACCGCTATTCCACCCGCTGCGCACCCCACGTGATCGGCGTAGTGGAAGACGCGATGCCCTGGTGGCGCCAGTTTCTGGAAACCGAACTGAATAGCGCGAACGACAATCCGCTGATTGATGCCGAGCAAGAAAAAGTCATGCACGGCGGGCATTTTTATGGGGGTCATATCGCCTTCGCGATGGATAGCATGAAGCAGGCCTGTGCCAATATCGCCGACCTGCTCGATCGCCAACTGGCGCAACTGGTCGACGTGCGCTTCAACCACGGCCTGCCAAGCAATCTCAGCGGTGCAAGCCCCGAGCGAGCAGCGCTCAACCATGGTTACAAGGCCGTGCAGATCGGCGCCTCGGCCTGGACCGCAGAAGCGCTCAAACTGACCATGCCGGCCAGCGTTTTTTCGCGCTCCACCGAATGCCACAATCAAGACAAGGTGAGCATGGGCACCATCGCCGCCCGCGATGCGCTTCGCGTGCTCACTTTGGTAGAGCAGGTCGCCGCGGCCTCGTTGCACGCAGCCTGTCAGGGCATGGAGCTGCGCAGTCAATTGCAGGACACCGCACCACCGCCTGCCGATTTACAATCCTTTGTGCACCAGTGCCGCGCGCATTTTCCTCCGTTAGCCGAGGACCGCGCCCTGGAGCGCGAGTTGCGTCTGCTCTGTGATCTTATTCGCCAACGTTGCTGGAACCTCTATGACGCCTGA
- a CDS encoding NAD(P)/FAD-dependent oxidoreductase translates to MDKPAAQIENTDVAIIGAGPAGAAAAAWLARKGLRVHVIERTQFPRFSIGESLLPQCMVHLENCGLLEAATAGGFQVKNGAAFTWRGSDTAIDFRDKFSPGPGTTWQVERADFDQRLIDGAVAAGASVEFDTRVDGFHADPVAPRLTLIDAQGQSRQLQARFVLDASGYGRVLSRLAGLSKASTLESRCALFTHIEDRIDCPDYDREKILIGLHPQHAGVWYWLIPFSNGRASVGVVASQDALQAAGADDESRLWHFIGQEPRLASLLARATPVRDTGRLEGYSADVVSLHGPGFALLGNAGEFLDPVFSSGVTIALDSALRAAPLVERQLHGDSVDWQAEFEQPLRRGVATFREFVEAWYDGRLPRIIFSANQPPRIRQLISSVLAGYAWDLANPLVAASKRRLDALAASVTESSVPAAQQPDT, encoded by the coding sequence ATGGACAAGCCCGCAGCGCAGATTGAGAACACGGATGTCGCTATCATCGGCGCCGGCCCCGCCGGTGCCGCTGCCGCGGCATGGTTGGCACGCAAAGGCCTGCGGGTGCATGTGATCGAACGCACGCAGTTTCCTCGCTTCTCCATCGGCGAAAGCCTGCTGCCGCAATGCATGGTGCACCTGGAAAATTGCGGCCTGCTTGAAGCCGCAACCGCGGGCGGCTTTCAGGTCAAAAATGGCGCCGCCTTTACCTGGCGGGGCTCTGACACTGCTATCGATTTCCGTGACAAGTTCAGCCCCGGACCCGGCACTACCTGGCAGGTGGAACGAGCCGACTTCGACCAGCGTCTGATTGACGGAGCCGTTGCCGCTGGCGCCAGTGTCGAGTTCGATACGCGGGTCGATGGCTTTCATGCCGACCCGGTGGCACCCCGACTTACCCTGATCGATGCCCAGGGCCAAAGCCGCCAGTTACAGGCACGCTTTGTTCTCGACGCCAGTGGTTATGGCCGGGTGCTGTCGCGCCTGGCCGGGCTGAGCAAAGCATCGACGCTGGAGTCCAGGTGCGCTCTGTTCACGCACATTGAGGATCGGATTGACTGCCCCGACTATGACCGGGAGAAAATCCTTATCGGGCTGCATCCGCAGCACGCAGGCGTGTGGTACTGGCTGATCCCCTTCAGCAACGGCCGTGCCTCGGTAGGCGTCGTCGCCAGCCAGGACGCATTACAGGCCGCAGGAGCGGATGACGAAAGCCGGCTGTGGCATTTTATCGGCCAGGAGCCGCGCCTTGCCTCACTGCTAGCCCGCGCGACCCCGGTACGGGATACCGGCAGGCTTGAGGGCTATTCCGCCGACGTCGTAAGCCTGCATGGTCCCGGATTCGCGTTGCTCGGCAATGCCGGCGAGTTTCTCGACCCGGTTTTCTCTTCCGGGGTAACCATTGCGCTTGATTCCGCTCTGCGCGCAGCCCCACTGGTGGAGCGCCAGCTGCATGGCGACAGCGTGGATTGGCAAGCCGAATTCGAGCAACCGCTACGCCGGGGTGTCGCCACCTTCCGCGAGTTTGTCGAAGCCTGGTACGACGGGCGGTTGCCACGCATCATATTCAGCGCGAACCAGCCTCCGCGCATTCGCCAGCTGATCAGTTCGGTATTGGCCGGCTACGCCTGGGATCTGGCCAACCCCCTGGTTGCCGCCAGCAAACGTCGGCTTGACGCACTGGCTGCCTCAGTGACCGAGTCGTCCGTGCCCGCTGCACAGCAACCGGACACATGA